The Kogia breviceps isolate mKogBre1 chromosome 4, mKogBre1 haplotype 1, whole genome shotgun sequence genome window below encodes:
- the FNDC9 gene encoding fibronectin type III domain-containing protein 9: protein MNIEVGNVSYTGAIISWSPSEPCLEDYYHIMYKPNWNSIFSGYLRYSFHHEEKVPRTISSVVLEHLTPSTLYFLCISCKKILFPYRHYCTMFHTLDKSPLAAGSSLVDPQISLWVLMAILLACFTAVLAFICLQFWCIRCHEPRWSYRAGLMEEANGLVRWPEEAPGLGQGEEDLQGLPLVEVPRKNSGAEAEPDASAAEQDAPDVDALQREGGVHPAALSHFGE, encoded by the coding sequence ATGAACATCGAGGTTGGAAACGTTTCTTATACGGGAGCCATCATTTCCTGGTCGCCCTCAGAGCCGTGCCTGGAGGACTATTACCATATTATGTATAAGCCCAATTGGAACAGCATCTTCTCTGGCTATCTTCGCTACAGCTTCCACCACGAGGAGAAGGTGCCTCGAACAATCAGCTCTGTGGTGCTGGAACACCTCACCCCTTCCACTCTCTACTTCCTGTGTATCAGCTGCAAGAAGATCCTCTTCCCCTACAGGCACTACTGCACCATGTTCCACACCTTGGATAAGAGTCCACTGGCTGCTGGAAGTTCCCTGGTGGACCCCCAGATCTCCCTTTGggtgctgatggccattctgctgGCCTGCTTCACGGCAGTCTTAGCCTTCATCTGCCTCCAGTTCTGGTGTATCCGTTGCCATGAGCCTCGATGGTCTTACAGAGCCGGCCTCATGGAGGAAGCCAATGGCCTGGTGAGATGGCCAGAGGAGGCCCCGGGTCTGGGTCAGGGGGAGGAAGACCTGCAGGGGCTCCCCCTGGTGGAAGTGCCACGCAAGAACTCCGGAGCTGAAGCGGAACCAGACGCCTCAGCGGCTGAACAGGATGCCCCTGACGTGGATGCCCTGCAGAGGGAGGGCGGTGTTCATCCTGCTGCACTGTCTCATTTTGGGGAGTGA